One Vibrio pomeroyi genomic region harbors:
- a CDS encoding CatB-related O-acetyltransferase, translating into MQNKHWSKFELLHEVVTNPNIHIKGLHSYYSDCWDNGFERSVVRYLHGDEVSRQWEPRWEIDELYIGDYVCIGAEVVILMGGNHTHRVDWFSLYPFMDVIEEAYIGKGDTHIKDGAWLGMRAMIMPGVTIGEGAVVAANSVVTKDVEPYSIAAGSPAKVVKHRFDKSVIEELLSIKIYDWPEEKFEALKKHLCDSDLTALKNAMAEYDTHNSLNT; encoded by the coding sequence ATGCAAAATAAGCATTGGTCTAAATTCGAACTGCTACATGAAGTTGTCACTAATCCCAATATTCATATCAAGGGTCTACACAGTTATTACAGCGACTGCTGGGATAACGGGTTTGAGCGCTCAGTCGTCCGTTATCTACATGGGGACGAAGTCAGTCGTCAGTGGGAGCCGCGTTGGGAAATCGACGAGCTCTACATTGGGGATTACGTCTGCATAGGAGCAGAAGTTGTGATCCTAATGGGCGGCAACCATACCCACCGCGTTGATTGGTTTTCTTTGTATCCATTTATGGATGTGATCGAAGAAGCCTACATTGGTAAAGGTGACACTCATATCAAAGATGGCGCTTGGCTAGGTATGCGAGCCATGATCATGCCTGGCGTGACCATTGGAGAAGGGGCGGTTGTTGCCGCAAACAGCGTGGTAACCAAAGATGTCGAACCATATAGCATTGCGGCTGGCTCGCCTGCGAAAGTCGTTAAACATCGCTTCGATAAATCGGTTATTGAAGAACTGCTCTCAATTAAGATATACGATTGGCCAGAAGAGAAGTTTGAAGCGTTGAAGAAGCACTTGTGTGATT